The Thermoproteota archaeon DNA window TTCCCCTCTCCTGAAGTATCTTCATAACCTTGCCTTTTGCCTCGTCCAAGAGATCGTCTAACGTTATGTAGAGGGCCTTCCTCCCAGACATCCTCACCCCTATAAGGTTGACCATCTCGTAAGCGAAGTGTACGAGGAAGTCCGGATCATAGCCCATCAGGGCGAGGCTCGCCCTCACCTCCTTCTGCTCCAAAGTCTGCTCGGTGGCGATCACGTTGTAGCACCTTCTGACGTCGGTAGCCTCCACCTTGAAGAGGGAGTAAGCCACATCAGTCCCCGTGTACAGCCAAGTACCGTCCGATCTGGTGAGGTAGAACCTCGGAGGTACTACCTCCTCCAGCCTGCCCTCCTCCTCTAATCTCCTCACCTCGTCCTCCGTCAGTCCGAATATCCTCCTGACATCCTCCCTCTCCCTGATCGCCCTCTCAAGATCGATGTATATCGCTTCACCGTCCCTACCCAGATAACCGGAGGATTCAAGCTTCTCTAGGGATTTCCTCACCCAGCTCTTCCATATGAGCTCGCTCTCCCAGTCGAACTGATCGTAGGTTATGCCCATCCTGCCCAAGGTCTGGAGGAAACCTCTTAGGACCGATTCTGCTACCTCCCTGAAGACCTCCCTCGCATCCGGGTCTCCGGACTGGTACCTCTTTAGGAGATCCATGACGTAGCGGTCGTCAAGCTCGGTCAGTCCTTTGGCTATCTCGGGATCTTGGGCTCTAACCCTCTCTATGGTCTCCTCCCACTCCTTCAGATCCCCCTCCTCAGATTCACCCCTCTTGATCCTGTCTATCTCCAGCACCGCGTTAGCCATGGCGTATACCAGACCGAACCAGTGATCCAGCTTCCCCTTCGGCTTGAGGTGCCTCGTCTTGGACCTGCCAGCTGCTAGTATCGCAACCTGCAGGTTGCAGTCGTTCACCAAGTAGTGCCTCCTAACATCCCAGCCTAGGAAGTCCAGTATCCTAGCGAAGGAGTCGCCTATTATAGCGTTCCTCCCGCTTCCTACGTGGAGGGGATGTACTGGGTTGACGCTGGTGTGCTCCACCATTAGCTTCTCTCCCTTCCTCTCCCCCCTGCCCAGCTC harbors:
- a CDS encoding arginine--tRNA ligase; this translates as MTTDPLGSMKLALADEVNKALSEIGVKGSFSPLQVARSPKDADVYGLPVGFKIARYLRRKPDEAALLVAGRIDASSIPYTEEVRVENGYLNVRVSRETLFKDVLSLASREELGRGERKGEKLMVEHTSVNPVHPLHVGSGRNAIIGDSFARILDFLGWDVRRHYLVNDCNLQVAILAAGRSKTRHLKPKGKLDHWFGLVYAMANAVLEIDRIKRGESEEGDLKEWEETIERVRAQDPEIAKGLTELDDRYVMDLLKRYQSGDPDAREVFREVAESVLRGFLQTLGRMGITYDQFDWESELIWKSWVRKSLEKLESSGYLGRDGEAIYIDLERAIREREDVRRIFGLTEDEVRRLEEEGRLEEVVPPRFYLTRSDGTWLYTGTDVAYSLFKVEATDVRRCYNVIATEQTLEQKEVRASLALMGYDPDFLVHFAYEMVNLIGVRMSGRKALYITLDDLLDEAKGKVMKILQERGMDRDPGIEEIAERVAVGALKYALINVSPTKVVQFRWERVLDFETNSGPFVQYSYTRAHNILKKAGEIPESFDPSELSSDLEVSLVYMLAEFPEKVRSAYQLLRPDLISQYANELASTFNKFYETHPVINAPEGAREARMWLVMGVRGVLGKALDLIGVPRLERM